In a genomic window of Nocardiopsis mwathae:
- a CDS encoding ABC transporter ATP-binding protein translates to MLWSFVRPHRAALALGLVLALLGSALELATPMVIKLVLDTVSGSADLTGPIALLVALLVVGAGLGLWQWTLIGTVAERIVLDARTSLVDRYLRAALFPLSRRPAGELVTRVTSDTLLLREAASSSIIGLVNGVILLAGTLILMGVLDLVLLSVTIGAVVVVTVIFLTLMPMIARAQEQAQSALGRMGGVLEGTLRAIRTVKVSRAEGRMGDAVLADAHEAARHGVRSVRREALAWTVAYAGIQLAIIAILGVGALRVASGQIEVSTLIAFLLYAFTLMGPVTELSQNVTGLQSGLAAARRIREVEALPAEPAPTGTPDRARAAKAQASPASALLELRGVTARYTPGDRPAVTDVDLAIPATGHTAIVGPSGAGKTTVFSLLLRFLEPESGRLLLNGTPYDGLSPAEVRGRFAYVEQDTPVVPGTIRENLVFSAPTTGEDELWRVLGEVRLAEKVSALPDGLDTRLDTQSLSGGQRQRVALARALLATPEVLLLDEATAQVDAITEAAVTESVHRHSRHAAVVTIAHRLSTVINADRIIVMESGGVRAAGTHEELLHADTLYRELVEALRIEQRGDTAVLASAADGPPTA, encoded by the coding sequence GTGCTGTGGTCGTTCGTCCGCCCCCACCGGGCCGCCCTCGCACTCGGGCTCGTCCTCGCCCTCCTCGGCTCGGCCCTGGAACTGGCCACGCCGATGGTGATCAAACTCGTTCTGGACACCGTCTCCGGGTCCGCCGACCTCACCGGGCCGATCGCGCTCCTGGTCGCACTGCTCGTGGTCGGCGCCGGCCTCGGCCTGTGGCAGTGGACGCTCATCGGCACCGTCGCCGAGCGGATCGTGCTCGACGCCCGCACCTCCCTGGTCGACCGCTACCTGCGTGCCGCACTCTTTCCACTGTCCCGGCGCCCCGCCGGTGAGCTGGTCACCCGCGTCACCTCCGACACCCTGCTGCTGCGCGAGGCCGCGTCCTCCAGCATCATCGGCCTGGTCAACGGGGTCATCCTGCTCGCCGGGACGCTGATCCTGATGGGCGTGCTCGACCTCGTCCTGCTGAGCGTCACGATCGGCGCGGTGGTCGTGGTCACCGTGATCTTCCTGACCCTGATGCCGATGATCGCCCGCGCCCAGGAACAGGCCCAGTCGGCGCTCGGCCGCATGGGCGGCGTCCTGGAGGGCACACTGCGCGCCATCCGCACGGTGAAGGTGAGCCGGGCCGAGGGGCGCATGGGCGACGCGGTGCTGGCCGACGCCCACGAGGCGGCCCGGCACGGCGTGCGCTCGGTCCGCCGCGAGGCCCTGGCCTGGACCGTGGCCTACGCCGGCATCCAGCTGGCGATCATCGCGATCCTGGGCGTCGGCGCGCTGCGCGTGGCCTCCGGCCAGATCGAGGTCTCCACCCTGATCGCGTTCCTGCTGTACGCCTTCACCCTGATGGGTCCGGTCACCGAGCTCTCCCAGAACGTCACCGGGCTGCAGTCCGGCCTCGCCGCGGCCCGGCGTATCCGCGAGGTCGAGGCACTGCCGGCGGAGCCGGCGCCGACGGGCACGCCGGACCGTGCACGGGCCGCGAAGGCACAGGCATCGCCCGCGTCCGCCCTGCTCGAACTGCGCGGGGTCACCGCCCGTTACACGCCCGGGGACCGGCCCGCGGTCACCGACGTGGATCTGGCGATCCCCGCGACCGGGCACACCGCCATCGTCGGCCCGTCCGGAGCGGGCAAGACCACCGTGTTCTCGCTGCTGCTGCGCTTCCTGGAACCGGAGAGCGGGCGGCTGCTGCTGAACGGGACGCCCTACGACGGGCTCTCCCCCGCCGAGGTACGCGGCCGGTTCGCCTATGTGGAGCAGGACACCCCGGTGGTGCCCGGCACCATCCGGGAGAACCTGGTGTTCAGCGCACCGACAACGGGTGAGGACGAGCTGTGGCGGGTACTCGGCGAGGTGCGGCTGGCCGAGAAGGTCTCCGCCCTGCCCGACGGCCTGGACACCAGGCTGGACACCCAGTCGCTCTCCGGCGGCCAGCGCCAGCGCGTCGCCCTGGCCCGCGCGCTGCTGGCGACGCCGGAGGTCCTGCTGCTGGACGAGGCGACCGCGCAGGTGGATGCGATCACCGAGGCGGCCGTCACCGAGAGCGTGCACCGGCACTCCCGGCACGCGGCGGTGGTGACCATCGCGCACCGGCTGTCCACCGTCATCAACGCCGACCGGATCATCGTCATGGAGTCCGGAGGGGTGCGCGCCGCAGGCACGCACGAGGAGCTGCTGCACGCCGACACGCTCTACCGGGAGCTGGTGGAGGCGCTGCGCATCGAGCAGCGGGGCGACACCGCCGTGCTCGCCTCGGCCGCCGACGGCCCGCCCACGGCGTGA
- a CDS encoding histidine phosphatase family protein: MPETRRIVCWRHGQTTWNVEKRFQGQTDIPLNEVGEAQAREAAALLAAMRPDAIVASDLRRAAVTAQCLAERTGLEVEYDKGLRERFGGSWEGLTTAEIRERWPEHDARMDIPDGEDVLAVGERVHEAALRGLERVPEHGLLVVVGHGAALRSGISRMLGLPPELRQVLGPLGNCSWSVLGPLRVGGWRLLEHNAASLPEGRVLSDDR, translated from the coding sequence GTGCCCGAGACCCGCCGTATCGTCTGCTGGCGCCATGGCCAGACCACCTGGAACGTCGAGAAGCGGTTCCAGGGGCAGACCGACATCCCGCTCAACGAGGTGGGCGAGGCGCAGGCGCGTGAAGCGGCGGCGCTGCTGGCCGCGATGCGGCCGGACGCGATCGTCGCCTCCGACCTTCGGCGCGCCGCGGTCACCGCGCAGTGCTTGGCGGAGCGGACCGGCCTGGAGGTCGAGTACGACAAGGGGCTGCGGGAGCGCTTCGGCGGCTCCTGGGAGGGGCTGACCACGGCCGAGATCCGCGAGCGCTGGCCCGAGCACGACGCCCGGATGGACATCCCGGACGGCGAGGATGTCCTCGCCGTCGGGGAGCGGGTGCACGAGGCCGCCCTGCGCGGGCTGGAGCGGGTCCCGGAGCACGGGCTGCTGGTCGTGGTCGGCCACGGGGCCGCCCTGCGGTCCGGGATCAGCCGGATGCTCGGCCTGCCGCCGGAGCTGCGCCAGGTCCTCGGCCCGCTCGGCAACTGCTCGTGGTCGGTACTGGGGCCGCTGCGTGTGGGCGGCTGGCGGCTGCTGGAGCACAACGCGGCCAGCCTGCCGGAGGGGCGCGTCCTCAGCGACGACCGCTGA
- a CDS encoding GroES family chaperonin has protein sequence MLHDRLLVREAPEKGERRSSAGLVIPDTVKMATRLVWGEVCGAGTGARHVKTGDRVLFNPEDQHEVELQAERYLVLRERDVHAIASEHPSQGTGLYL, from the coding sequence ATGCTCCACGACCGCCTGCTCGTGCGCGAGGCCCCGGAAAAAGGAGAGCGGCGCAGCAGCGCCGGTCTGGTCATTCCGGACACCGTGAAGATGGCGACCCGCCTCGTCTGGGGCGAGGTCTGCGGAGCGGGCACGGGAGCCAGGCACGTCAAGACCGGCGACCGGGTGCTGTTCAACCCCGAGGACCAGCACGAGGTCGAGCTCCAGGCGGAGCGCTACCTCGTCCTCCGCGAGCGCGACGTGCACGCGATCGCCAGCGAACACCCCTCCCAGGGCACCGGGCTCTACCTCTGA
- a CDS encoding M48 family metallopeptidase codes for MSTNSPERARVRLENISSRAYEHPADRGALVALRSLRGFDEVFKKLSGLFNERALRLMFLSSSVRVSEQQFPEVYNYVRDAAYVLDLDEVPELYIQMNPKPNAMAIGSQKPFIVMTTGLFDLLDAEEQRFVVGHEVGHILSGHAVYRTMLLALINLAARVAWIPLGYIGLRAIVTALEEWYRKSELSCDRAGLLAAQDPEAAKRALMKLAGGSRLAEMNPDAFLEQAKEYREGGDARDSLIKLLSLMGQTHPFAVVRMAELDAWIKDGSYRRVIAGDYPRRDTDKDASVGEEAKSAANYYKESWERTSDPLLGTLRDVAGSAASAGGKLFDTVADRWKSAGRRDGNSSSTGS; via the coding sequence ATGTCCACGAACTCGCCAGAACGCGCCCGCGTCCGCCTCGAAAACATCAGTTCCCGGGCCTACGAGCATCCTGCCGACCGAGGCGCGCTGGTCGCGCTGCGGTCGCTGCGGGGGTTCGACGAGGTCTTCAAGAAGCTCTCCGGACTGTTCAACGAACGGGCCCTGCGGCTGATGTTCCTCTCCAGCTCGGTGCGGGTGAGCGAACAGCAGTTCCCGGAGGTCTACAACTACGTCCGGGACGCCGCCTACGTCCTCGACCTGGACGAAGTACCCGAGCTCTACATCCAGATGAACCCGAAGCCCAACGCCATGGCGATCGGCAGCCAGAAGCCGTTCATCGTCATGACCACCGGGCTGTTCGACCTCCTCGACGCCGAGGAGCAGCGGTTCGTCGTGGGCCACGAGGTCGGCCACATCCTGTCCGGCCACGCCGTCTACCGGACCATGCTCCTGGCGCTGATCAACCTCGCCGCGCGGGTCGCCTGGATCCCGCTGGGCTACATCGGCCTGCGCGCGATCGTCACGGCCCTGGAGGAGTGGTACCGCAAGTCCGAGCTGTCCTGCGACCGCGCCGGGCTGCTCGCCGCGCAGGACCCCGAAGCCGCCAAGCGCGCGCTGATGAAGCTCGCCGGCGGGTCCCGGCTCGCCGAGATGAACCCCGACGCCTTCCTGGAGCAGGCCAAGGAGTACAGGGAGGGCGGCGACGCCCGCGACAGCCTGATCAAGCTACTCAGCCTGATGGGGCAGACGCACCCGTTCGCCGTGGTCCGGATGGCCGAGCTGGACGCCTGGATCAAGGACGGGTCCTACCGCCGCGTCATCGCCGGGGACTATCCGCGCCGGGACACCGACAAGGACGCCTCGGTCGGCGAGGAGGCCAAGAGCGCCGCCAACTACTACAAGGAATCCTGGGAGCGGACCAGCGACCCGCTGCTCGGCACCCTGCGCGACGTCGCCGGAAGCGCGGCCAGCGCGGGCGGCAAGCTCTTCGACACGGTCGCCGACCGCTGGAAGAGCGCCGGCCGCCGGGACGGGAACTCATCGTCGACCGGTTCCTGA
- a CDS encoding glutamate-5-semialdehyde dehydrogenase: MSDIEREVHAVAERARDAAADLAPLSRAVKDEALLAMADALVDDAESIVAANAEDVARAREAGQSEAMVDRLALTTERVGAIADAVREIAELPDPVGEVVRGKVLPNGLELRQIRVPLGVVGIIYEGRPNVTADAAALCLKSGNAALLRGSSSAYSSNTRIVEVLRGALAKTGVPVDAVQLVPGTSRDSAQALMRARGLVDVLIPRGGAALIQAVVRDSTVPVIETGEGNCHVYVDAAADLDKALEIAVNAKTQRYSTCNTAETLLVHKHVADVFLPDVLGRLRELGVTVHGDAKVRSVDPEAVEATEEDWSTEYLSPDLAVKVVDSLDDAVAHIRRYSTAHTEAIVTDSQAAARRFVSRVDSAAVMVNASTRFTDGGEFGFGAEIGISTQKLHARGPMGLPEMTSTKYVVTGDGHLR, from the coding sequence ATGAGTGACATCGAGCGCGAGGTCCACGCCGTCGCCGAGCGGGCCCGGGACGCCGCGGCCGACCTCGCGCCGCTGAGCCGGGCGGTGAAGGACGAGGCGCTGCTCGCCATGGCCGACGCTCTGGTCGACGACGCCGAGTCCATCGTCGCGGCCAACGCCGAGGACGTCGCCCGCGCCCGCGAGGCCGGCCAGAGCGAGGCGATGGTCGACCGCCTCGCCCTGACCACCGAACGCGTCGGCGCCATCGCCGACGCCGTGCGGGAGATCGCCGAGCTGCCCGACCCGGTCGGCGAGGTGGTACGCGGCAAGGTCCTGCCCAACGGCCTGGAGCTGCGCCAGATCCGGGTCCCGCTGGGTGTCGTCGGTATCATCTACGAGGGCCGCCCCAACGTCACCGCCGACGCCGCCGCCCTCTGCCTGAAGAGCGGGAACGCCGCCCTGTTGCGCGGTTCCTCCTCCGCCTACTCGTCCAACACCCGCATCGTCGAGGTGCTGCGCGGTGCGCTCGCCAAGACCGGGGTGCCGGTCGACGCGGTGCAGCTGGTGCCCGGCACGAGCCGCGACTCCGCCCAGGCGCTGATGCGGGCGCGCGGCCTGGTCGACGTGCTCATCCCGCGCGGCGGCGCAGCCCTGATCCAGGCGGTGGTGCGCGACTCCACCGTCCCGGTCATCGAGACCGGCGAGGGCAACTGCCACGTGTACGTGGATGCCGCAGCCGACCTGGACAAAGCGCTGGAAATCGCGGTCAACGCCAAGACACAGCGCTACTCCACCTGCAACACCGCCGAGACGCTGCTGGTGCACAAGCACGTCGCCGACGTCTTCCTGCCCGACGTCCTGGGCCGACTGCGCGAGCTGGGCGTCACCGTGCACGGCGACGCCAAGGTCCGCTCCGTCGACCCGGAGGCCGTCGAGGCCACCGAGGAGGACTGGTCCACCGAGTACCTCTCGCCCGACCTTGCGGTGAAGGTGGTGGACTCGCTGGACGACGCCGTGGCCCACATCCGCCGGTACTCCACCGCGCACACCGAGGCCATCGTCACCGACTCCCAGGCGGCGGCCCGCCGCTTCGTCTCGCGAGTCGACTCGGCCGCGGTCATGGTGAACGCCTCCACCCGCTTCACCGACGGCGGCGAGTTCGGCTTCGGCGCGGAGATCGGCATCTCCACCCAGAAACTGCACGCCCGCGGCCCCATGGGCCTGCCGGAGATGACCTCCACCAAGTACGTCGTCACGGGTGACGGGCACCTGCGGTGA
- the proB gene encoding glutamate 5-kinase: MHDAQSNGENGTAERLQLKNARRIIVKVGSSSLTTPKGLIDRERIRELADVFAERRSAGTEVILVSSGAVAAGMSPLGLAARPNDLATQQAAASVGQGLLVAHYTRAFAAHGLTAAQVLLTVEDMMRRVQHRNAQRTLRRLLDLGVVPIVNENDTVATHEIRFGDNDRLAALVAHLLRADALLLLSDVDALYDGDPARPGSQRIVEIADPHDLDGIDIGSAGRRGVGTGGMVTKVDSARIATEAGVPTVLTSAANARAALAGHNVGTLFTASPRRRPSTRQLWLAHATAGRGSVVLDPGAVRAVAEAKASLLPAGVVKVEGEFVAGDPVDLCDEDGRVVARGLVNYDSVEIPDLMGRSTRWLARELGPEYEREIVHRDDLVVLPDPRD; the protein is encoded by the coding sequence GTGCACGACGCGCAGTCCAACGGGGAGAACGGAACCGCCGAGCGCCTGCAGCTGAAGAACGCGCGGCGGATCATCGTCAAGGTCGGGTCGTCGTCGCTGACGACACCGAAGGGGCTCATCGACCGCGAGCGCATCCGCGAGCTGGCCGACGTGTTCGCCGAGCGGCGCTCGGCGGGGACCGAGGTCATCCTGGTGTCCTCCGGCGCGGTCGCCGCCGGCATGTCCCCGCTGGGGCTCGCCGCCCGCCCGAACGACCTCGCCACCCAGCAGGCCGCGGCCAGCGTCGGCCAGGGCCTGCTGGTGGCGCACTACACGCGTGCTTTCGCCGCGCATGGGCTGACCGCGGCCCAGGTGCTGCTGACGGTCGAGGACATGATGCGCCGGGTGCAGCACCGCAACGCGCAGCGCACCCTGCGCCGCCTGCTCGATCTGGGCGTGGTGCCCATCGTGAACGAGAACGACACGGTGGCCACGCACGAGATCCGCTTCGGAGACAACGACCGGCTGGCCGCACTGGTGGCGCACCTGCTGCGCGCCGACGCCCTGCTGCTGCTCTCGGACGTCGACGCGCTGTACGACGGGGACCCGGCGCGGCCCGGCTCGCAGCGGATCGTGGAGATCGCCGACCCGCACGACCTGGACGGCATCGACATCGGCAGCGCGGGGCGGCGGGGTGTCGGCACCGGCGGCATGGTGACCAAGGTCGACTCGGCGCGGATCGCCACGGAGGCGGGCGTACCCACCGTCCTGACCTCGGCGGCCAACGCCCGCGCCGCGCTTGCGGGCCACAACGTGGGGACGCTGTTCACCGCTTCCCCCCGGCGCCGTCCCTCGACCCGGCAGCTGTGGTTGGCGCACGCGACCGCGGGGCGGGGCAGCGTGGTGCTCGACCCGGGTGCCGTGCGTGCGGTCGCCGAGGCGAAGGCGTCGCTGCTCCCGGCCGGGGTGGTGAAGGTCGAAGGCGAGTTCGTCGCGGGCGACCCCGTGGACCTGTGTGACGAGGACGGCCGGGTCGTGGCGCGCGGGCTGGTCAACTACGACTCGGTGGAGATCCCCGATTTGATGGGGCGCTCCACCCGGTGGTTGGCCCGCGAACTGGGACCGGAGTACGAACGGGAGATCGTGCACCGCGACGACCTGGTGGTGCTGCCCGACCCGCGGGACTGA
- the rsfS gene encoding ribosome silencing factor, which produces MTATDRAVELVNIAAEAAADKLAQEIIAYDVSDQLVITDAFVLCSAPNDRQVRAVVDEVEDRLREAGAKPVRREGERDGRWVLLDYTDIVVHVQHEEERGHYGLERLWKDCPEIKLPETAKGQSRSAGDAS; this is translated from the coding sequence GTGACCGCCACGGACAGGGCCGTCGAGCTCGTGAACATCGCCGCGGAGGCCGCGGCGGACAAACTCGCCCAGGAGATCATCGCCTACGACGTCAGCGACCAGCTGGTCATCACCGATGCGTTCGTCCTGTGCTCCGCCCCCAACGATCGCCAGGTGCGGGCCGTCGTCGACGAGGTCGAGGACCGGCTGCGTGAGGCCGGAGCCAAGCCGGTGCGCCGGGAGGGGGAGCGCGACGGCCGCTGGGTGCTCCTGGACTACACCGACATCGTGGTCCACGTACAGCACGAGGAGGAGCGCGGGCACTACGGCCTTGAGCGGCTGTGGAAGGACTGCCCGGAGATCAAGCTGCCCGAGACGGCCAAGGGGCAGAGCCGCTCCGCCGGCGACGCCTCCTGA
- a CDS encoding TetR/AcrR family transcriptional regulator, whose product MVVKNEPVAGQSRTRARTRRAILDAAVLVLGQDASATMSAVAERAGVARSTLQRYFPDRESLTSALAEYATERIHEAVRSARIGDGTAAEALNRLVSEYFDTYELVFLAFTSDDDWAASADDEPDESDAALAELVERGHADGTIDPRLSPAWMGQFVWAMLYAAGMHVRSGAAAKHEALTQCLYTLRKAVAVPETS is encoded by the coding sequence ATGGTGGTGAAGAACGAACCGGTGGCCGGGCAGTCCAGGACTCGGGCGCGGACACGGCGCGCGATTCTGGACGCCGCGGTCCTGGTGCTGGGTCAGGACGCGTCCGCGACGATGTCAGCGGTGGCGGAGCGGGCCGGGGTGGCGCGCAGCACGCTGCAGCGCTACTTCCCCGACCGCGAGAGCCTGACCTCGGCGTTGGCGGAGTACGCCACCGAGCGGATACACGAGGCGGTGCGCAGCGCCCGGATCGGGGATGGGACGGCCGCCGAGGCACTCAACCGCTTGGTGTCGGAGTACTTCGACACCTATGAACTGGTGTTCCTCGCCTTCACGAGCGATGACGACTGGGCCGCGAGCGCGGATGACGAGCCCGACGAGAGCGACGCGGCGCTCGCCGAGCTGGTCGAGCGCGGGCACGCCGACGGCACCATCGACCCGCGGCTCTCCCCGGCGTGGATGGGGCAGTTCGTGTGGGCGATGCTGTACGCCGCCGGGATGCATGTCAGAAGCGGTGCCGCGGCCAAGCACGAGGCGCTGACGCAGTGCCTCTACACGCTCCGTAAGGCCGTGGCCGTCCCGGAAACGTCCTGA
- the nadD gene encoding nicotinate-nucleotide adenylyltransferase, producing the protein MPNETANARGTARGLGARPGRVGIMGGTFDPIHHGHLVAASEVAHLFHLDEVVFVPTGQPYQKDLSKVASAEDRYLMTVIATAENPQFRVSRIEIDREGPTYTLDTLREMRAMYGPDVELFFITGADALGAILSWHNVDELFDLAHFVGCNRPGHRLTDTGLPDGKVSLVEIPALAISSTECRERVRKGEPIWYLVPDGIVRYINKTGLYLDDHMSG; encoded by the coding sequence GTGCCGAACGAAACAGCGAACGCACGAGGCACAGCCCGGGGGCTGGGCGCACGCCCCGGCCGTGTGGGCATCATGGGCGGCACGTTCGACCCGATCCACCACGGCCACCTCGTGGCGGCCAGTGAGGTCGCTCACCTCTTCCACCTGGACGAGGTGGTGTTCGTGCCCACCGGGCAGCCCTACCAGAAGGACCTGTCCAAGGTGGCCTCGGCCGAGGACCGCTACCTGATGACGGTCATCGCCACCGCGGAAAACCCGCAGTTCCGGGTCAGCCGCATCGAGATCGACCGCGAGGGCCCCACCTACACCCTCGACACCCTGCGCGAGATGCGCGCTATGTACGGCCCCGACGTCGAGCTGTTCTTCATCACCGGGGCCGACGCACTGGGCGCTATCCTGAGCTGGCACAACGTCGATGAACTCTTCGATCTCGCGCATTTCGTAGGCTGTAACCGTCCCGGACACCGGCTCACCGACACCGGACTTCCCGACGGCAAGGTCAGCCTGGTGGAGATTCCGGCACTGGCGATCTCCTCGACGGAGTGCCGGGAGCGCGTCCGCAAGGGCGAACCGATCTGGTACCTGGTGCCCGACGGTATCGTCCGCTATATCAACAAGACCGGGCTCTATCTCGACGACCACATGTCGGGATAG
- a CDS encoding DUF6247 family protein gives MEKAPRAIREVLLPEEAGDFDREYRQVMADAKEQLDLTPVFECLDRWWVVAMSTAQDPEGHRQMLETADRINRGERVSGTPWSVLKAELGL, from the coding sequence GTGGAGAAGGCACCACGGGCGATCCGTGAGGTCCTGCTGCCGGAGGAAGCGGGCGACTTCGACCGGGAGTACCGTCAGGTCATGGCGGACGCCAAGGAGCAACTCGACCTGACTCCGGTGTTCGAATGCCTCGACCGATGGTGGGTGGTTGCGATGTCCACCGCCCAGGACCCCGAGGGACACCGGCAGATGCTGGAGACCGCCGACCGCATCAATCGCGGTGAACGGGTCTCTGGCACCCCATGGTCCGTGCTCAAGGCGGAGCTGGGGCTGTAG